In Chryseobacterium camelliae, one DNA window encodes the following:
- a CDS encoding NUDIX hydrolase, with the protein MKQDYSQYPRHLVAVDCIIFGFDGEHLKILLVKRNFEPQLGEWSLMGGFVGSEETADEAAKRVLNTLTGLSNIYMEQLNSYTEINREPTARIISISYYALIHIEKDFQLNENYSAQWFELQNAPNLIFDHNEMVKDAVLRLRRRASTRPIGFELLPEKFTMKDLQNLYEAIFSETFDKRNFTSKINGMDILVKTDEKDMTSSKKGSFLYRFDEKKYNKKISQGFMFKM; encoded by the coding sequence ATGAAACAAGATTATTCACAATATCCCAGACATCTGGTCGCAGTAGACTGTATTATATTCGGATTTGACGGTGAACATCTCAAAATTCTTCTGGTCAAAAGAAATTTTGAACCCCAATTAGGAGAATGGTCCTTAATGGGAGGGTTTGTAGGCAGCGAAGAAACTGCAGATGAAGCAGCCAAAAGGGTGCTCAATACACTTACAGGCCTGAGCAATATTTATATGGAGCAACTGAACTCCTACACTGAAATTAACCGCGAACCCACAGCAAGGATTATTTCAATTTCTTATTATGCGCTGATCCATATCGAAAAGGATTTCCAGCTCAACGAAAACTACAGTGCACAATGGTTTGAACTTCAGAATGCACCCAATCTCATTTTCGACCATAATGAAATGGTAAAAGATGCCGTTCTGAGACTAAGAAGACGGGCATCGACACGGCCAATCGGATTCGAGCTGCTGCCGGAAAAATTCACGATGAAGGATCTTCAGAATCTGTACGAAGCGATTTTCAGTGAAACCTTCGACAAAAGGAATTTTACCAGTAAGATCAATGGAATGGATATCCTCGTAAAAACGGATGAAAAAGACATGACTTCTTCCAAAAAGGGATCTTTCCTCTACCGCTTTGATGAAAAGAAATACAACAAAAAGATTTCCCAGGGATTTATGTTTAAAATGTAG
- a CDS encoding glycoside hydrolase family 127 protein, protein MNKKALILFLGYATFSFGQADRKVSYFPLKDVRLSESVFSVTMDTDKKYIMSMDPDRLLAPYLKEAGLPAKAVNYPNWENTGLDGHIGGHYLSALSLLYASTGDPKVKQRLDYMISELERCQNASREGYVSGVPNGKKIWKEIAEGNIRASSFGLNDRWVPLYNIHKLYAGLYDAYQYTDSKKAEKILIKLTDWMVNEVSHLSDEQIQEMLRSEHGGLNEVFADVYDITKNKKYLQLAHRFSHLAILNPLLNGEDKLTGIHANTQIPKVIGYKRVADLENNTAWSNAADFFWHNVTEKRSSIIGGNSVGEHFNPINDFSSMIKSVEGPETCNTYNMLKLTKALFATLPKSYYMDYYERALYNHILSTENREKGGFVYFTPMRPGHYRVYSQPETSFWCCVGSGMENHAKYGEMIYAHSGQDLYVNLFIPSTLRWQEKKIVLRQENNYPETAKTRLVFDQAGNSIVNIRLRCPQWTASSEVTVTVNGKEYNVSPDSNGYFNLSRKWKKGDVIEMNMPMHLSSEQLPDHSGYYAFKYGPVVLAARYGTEEQQGMFADDSRGGHIAHGPQIPLNDIPVIIGEATMVNSHVQPVPDEKLTFNLTGLYPAAQFSQGLKLVPFYKIREERYIMYWPQADQNKIESLQRQKAEEEAETRRLDQITIDQIQLGEQQPESDHFFESKDSNTGYMEDRHFRDAKGWFSYSMKNSGKNAAFLYVLYFDNNAGRMLNAEINGKKVFAKTLEGKAGNSPQYLLLPIPDSEKSKESLTVKFFAADQAMTSRIIEVRLLTQNYEKSIK, encoded by the coding sequence ATGAATAAAAAAGCACTGATTCTATTCCTGGGTTACGCTACATTTTCATTCGGCCAGGCAGACCGTAAAGTCAGCTATTTTCCGCTGAAGGATGTACGTTTGTCAGAAAGTGTATTTAGTGTAACCATGGATACCGATAAAAAATACATCATGTCCATGGACCCGGACAGGCTGCTGGCTCCTTACCTGAAAGAGGCGGGATTACCCGCTAAGGCTGTTAATTATCCGAACTGGGAAAATACAGGTCTGGACGGACATATCGGAGGACACTATCTGTCTGCATTATCATTATTATATGCTTCAACGGGCGATCCCAAGGTTAAACAGCGGCTAGATTACATGATCAGTGAATTGGAACGCTGTCAGAATGCCTCAAGAGAGGGTTATGTTTCGGGTGTTCCAAATGGGAAAAAGATCTGGAAGGAAATTGCGGAAGGCAATATCCGGGCTTCCAGTTTCGGACTGAATGACCGATGGGTACCTTTATACAATATTCATAAACTCTATGCCGGACTTTATGACGCTTATCAATATACGGACAGCAAAAAGGCGGAAAAAATATTGATTAAATTAACGGACTGGATGGTCAATGAAGTTTCACATCTATCCGATGAGCAAATTCAGGAAATGCTCCGCAGCGAGCATGGCGGACTCAATGAAGTATTTGCCGATGTTTATGACATTACCAAAAATAAAAAATACCTTCAGCTGGCCCACCGGTTTTCGCACCTGGCGATCCTGAACCCGCTGCTGAATGGCGAAGATAAACTTACAGGAATCCATGCCAATACGCAGATCCCTAAAGTGATTGGTTATAAACGGGTGGCTGACCTGGAAAACAATACAGCATGGAGCAATGCCGCAGATTTCTTCTGGCACAATGTGACTGAAAAAAGATCTTCCATCATCGGAGGAAACAGCGTAGGGGAACATTTCAATCCCATCAATGATTTCAGCAGTATGATTAAAAGTGTTGAAGGCCCGGAAACCTGCAATACCTATAATATGCTGAAGTTAACCAAGGCATTATTTGCTACATTGCCCAAATCCTATTATATGGATTATTATGAACGGGCATTGTATAACCATATCCTTTCCACGGAAAACAGGGAAAAGGGAGGGTTTGTATACTTTACGCCGATGCGTCCCGGACATTACAGAGTATATTCTCAACCGGAAACAAGTTTCTGGTGCTGTGTAGGCTCCGGAATGGAAAACCACGCGAAATACGGTGAAATGATCTACGCGCACTCCGGACAGGATCTGTATGTAAATCTTTTTATTCCTTCCACACTCAGATGGCAAGAGAAAAAGATAGTTTTAAGGCAGGAAAACAACTATCCGGAAACCGCAAAAACCAGACTGGTCTTTGACCAGGCCGGAAATTCAATCGTCAATATCAGGCTCCGCTGCCCGCAATGGACTGCTTCATCAGAAGTGACAGTTACGGTAAATGGAAAAGAATATAATGTGTCTCCGGACAGTAACGGGTATTTTAATCTGAGCCGGAAATGGAAGAAAGGCGATGTCATTGAAATGAACATGCCGATGCACCTTTCATCAGAGCAGCTTCCTGACCATTCAGGATATTATGCCTTTAAATATGGCCCGGTAGTTCTGGCGGCACGGTACGGCACCGAAGAGCAGCAGGGAATGTTTGCCGATGATAGCCGCGGCGGACATATCGCCCACGGTCCGCAGATTCCACTAAATGATATTCCTGTAATTATAGGAGAAGCAACAATGGTAAACAGCCATGTTCAGCCTGTGCCAGATGAAAAACTAACCTTTAACCTTACGGGACTTTATCCTGCGGCTCAATTCAGCCAGGGACTCAAGCTTGTGCCGTTTTACAAGATCCGGGAAGAGCGGTACATTATGTACTGGCCTCAAGCGGATCAGAACAAAATTGAGAGTTTACAAAGGCAGAAGGCAGAAGAAGAAGCCGAAACGCGCAGGCTTGATCAGATTACCATCGATCAGATCCAGCTCGGAGAACAGCAGCCGGAATCCGATCATTTCTTCGAAAGCAAAGATTCCAACACGGGATATATGGAAGACCGGCATTTCCGTGATGCCAAAGGCTGGTTCAGCTACAGTATGAAAAATTCCGGTAAAAACGCAGCTTTCCTGTATGTACTGTACTTCGATAATAATGCCGGGCGTATGCTGAATGCTGAAATCAACGGTAAGAAAGTCTTCGCTAAAACACTCGAAGGTAAAGCCGGAAATTCGCCTCAGTATCTGCTTCTGCCTATACCGGATTCGGAAAAAAGCAAAGAAAGCCTCACCGTAAAATTCTTTGCGGCGGACCAGGCCATGACTTCAAGGATTATTGAAGTCCGGCTTCTTACCCAAAATTATGAAAAATCCATCAAGTAA
- a CDS encoding sialate O-acetylesterase encodes MNISKSKTASFLFVSIFSISMMEAKVKLPALVSDGMILQRNMPLKIWGSADAGEKVNVKFLNKTYTTSADKSGNWNIMLPELKAGGPYVMTINEITLKDILIGDVWVASGQSNMELPMRRLTPLYSDEIKNANNKNIRFFTVPQKYNFKTPQTELDGGKWQSTDPQTILDFSGVAFFFAKEINAEDKVPVGIIHTSLGGSPVQAWMDTNSLKKYPEYLDEAKKWQNDDLIKSTESGEQAASRAWYTELDQNDPGLAQHWEKADVDDSGWKTLKVPGSWEDQEGSFDGTVWLRKEINVPAGSSGKPAFLNLGRIKDADVTYINGVKVGNVTYEYPPRWYDIPAGVLKDGKNIITVRITNGSGKGQFIADKPYYLEVGGQKIDLTGDWKYKVGAKMSRVAPGQTFIRWKPTGLYNSMINPLTNYKVKGFLWYQGESNTGKPKEYGDLLTTMITDWRNKWNEQNAPFLIVQLANFMESKSQPIESNWAELRDQQRLVSQTVPNTGLAVTIDVGEWNDIHPLNKKAVGDRLAFQALKIADKKNIVADGPVYQSMKTEGNKIILSFKTGTDDLARVAELKGFAIKDSDGSWAWAKAKTEGKKVIVWNDAVKNPVAVRYDWADNPDGNLKNTAGLPASPFTTEKN; translated from the coding sequence ATGAATATTTCTAAGTCTAAAACGGCCTCTTTCCTGTTTGTCAGCATTTTCAGTATTTCCATGATGGAAGCCAAAGTAAAGCTTCCTGCCTTGGTTTCGGACGGGATGATCCTGCAAAGAAACATGCCGCTGAAAATCTGGGGATCAGCTGATGCAGGTGAAAAGGTAAATGTTAAATTTTTAAATAAAACCTACACTACCAGCGCCGATAAAAGCGGGAACTGGAACATCATGCTTCCCGAACTGAAAGCCGGCGGACCGTACGTAATGACCATTAACGAAATTACCCTGAAAGACATCCTGATCGGTGATGTATGGGTAGCTTCCGGACAATCCAATATGGAGCTTCCGATGCGCAGGCTGACGCCGTTGTACAGTGACGAAATTAAAAATGCCAACAATAAAAACATCCGGTTCTTCACGGTACCGCAAAAATACAATTTCAAAACTCCGCAAACGGAGCTGGACGGTGGTAAATGGCAATCCACCGATCCGCAAACCATTCTTGATTTTTCAGGAGTAGCGTTTTTTTTTGCCAAAGAAATCAATGCCGAAGATAAAGTTCCGGTGGGAATCATTCACACCAGCCTCGGAGGATCTCCGGTTCAGGCCTGGATGGACACGAATTCCCTGAAAAAATATCCTGAATATCTGGATGAAGCTAAAAAATGGCAGAACGATGACCTGATTAAATCTACCGAATCCGGTGAGCAGGCAGCCAGCAGAGCCTGGTATACCGAGCTTGATCAGAACGATCCCGGATTGGCACAGCATTGGGAAAAAGCGGATGTCGATGACTCAGGATGGAAAACCCTGAAGGTTCCGGGATCATGGGAAGATCAGGAAGGATCTTTTGACGGAACGGTTTGGCTGAGAAAAGAAATCAATGTACCGGCCGGATCATCCGGTAAACCGGCATTTTTAAATTTAGGAAGAATAAAGGATGCCGATGTTACTTACATTAACGGAGTAAAAGTCGGAAATGTAACCTATGAATATCCGCCACGCTGGTACGACATTCCGGCAGGTGTACTGAAGGACGGAAAGAACATCATTACGGTCCGCATCACCAACGGAAGCGGAAAAGGACAGTTCATTGCTGACAAACCGTACTACCTGGAAGTGGGAGGACAGAAAATAGATCTTACCGGAGACTGGAAATATAAAGTCGGCGCAAAAATGTCGAGAGTAGCTCCCGGACAGACTTTTATCCGCTGGAAACCGACCGGATTGTACAATTCAATGATCAATCCGCTCACCAACTATAAGGTAAAAGGATTCCTTTGGTATCAGGGTGAAAGCAATACCGGAAAACCGAAAGAATACGGCGACCTGCTGACGACTATGATCACCGACTGGCGCAATAAATGGAATGAGCAAAACGCGCCATTCCTGATTGTGCAGCTGGCCAACTTCATGGAAAGCAAAAGCCAGCCGATCGAAAGCAACTGGGCGGAACTGAGGGATCAGCAGCGCTTAGTTTCCCAGACCGTTCCAAATACCGGACTGGCCGTAACCATCGACGTAGGAGAGTGGAATGACATCCACCCGCTGAATAAAAAAGCAGTCGGAGACCGGTTGGCTTTCCAGGCTTTGAAAATAGCCGATAAAAAGAATATCGTGGCAGACGGACCAGTATATCAGTCGATGAAGACGGAAGGAAATAAAATCATACTTTCTTTCAAAACCGGGACAGATGATCTTGCAAGAGTAGCCGAACTGAAAGGCTTTGCCATCAAAGATTCAGACGGAAGCTGGGCCTGGGCGAAGGCAAAAACGGAAGGTAAGAAAGTTATTGTATGGAACGATGCGGTTAAAAATCCGGTAGCCGTACGCTACGACTGGGCCGACAATCCGGACGGCAATCTCAAAAATACAGCCGGGCTTCCTGCTTCACCTTTTACAACAGAAAAAAATTAA